In one window of Tolypothrix sp. PCC 7712 DNA:
- a CDS encoding ParA family protein, with protein sequence MSSTKIIATFNQSGGAAKTTITHNLGYHLAKKHRVLLVDMDPQASLTAFMGLGEVKLQTEQTIYGAIAEETPLYIWEKTIHGMHLVPTNIQLAGTEQKIFHDLTIDNRQRLKFVLSNVLDQYDYILIDCPPSLGILSIMSLVAASHVIIPVETQYKCYLGTNQLLETIARLKKGGHQKLQIACIIPTKYDNRNLQDTGILEEIKQQVEGRIHVTAPIPKSTAFPDATQAHLPLALHKKNHPAVSTLEEITKYIIQL encoded by the coding sequence ATGTCATCAACCAAAATAATTGCCACTTTCAATCAGTCAGGTGGTGCAGCTAAGACGACTATTACACACAATCTTGGATACCACCTTGCTAAAAAACACCGTGTACTACTTGTGGATATGGACCCACAAGCATCACTAACAGCTTTTATGGGATTAGGGGAAGTCAAGCTGCAAACTGAACAAACTATCTATGGTGCGATCGCTGAAGAAACTCCCCTGTACATATGGGAAAAAACTATTCACGGGATGCACCTGGTACCAACAAATATCCAATTGGCAGGTACGGAGCAAAAAATTTTTCATGACTTGACCATCGACAACCGCCAACGGCTCAAGTTTGTGCTATCAAATGTACTTGACCAGTATGATTATATTTTGATTGATTGCCCGCCTTCTCTAGGAATTCTAAGCATTATGAGCTTAGTAGCTGCTTCACACGTTATTATTCCTGTTGAAACACAATATAAGTGCTATCTTGGCACCAACCAACTGCTAGAAACAATTGCCCGGCTCAAAAAAGGAGGACACCAGAAGTTACAAATTGCCTGTATAATTCCAACCAAATACGATAATCGTAATCTTCAAGATACAGGAATACTAGAAGAAATTAAACAACAGGTTGAAGGACGCATCCACGTCACTGCTCCAATTCCTAAATCAACAGCTTTTCCTGACGCAACCCAGGCGCATCTGCCACTTGCACTCCACAAGAAAAACCACCCCGCAGTTAGCACACTCGAAGAAATCACAAAATACATCATTCAACTATGA
- the rppB gene encoding two-component system sensor histidine kinase RppB codes for MNQNKLFKQTRLRLALWYALVMALILSLCGFGIYRAISHAHWMTLDRELESVAGTLHDSIELKLQQPGELEPVIQQLLPNICVVDKSCIQEQLSSKRHILSAINQGNYYVRFFDNSGRLIAIAGTYPEGLPVAFNKELWQTLKDSKGHFYHQISFVLHTQDNRDWGYIQVGRSLADFNSYLVAVKLILALGLPMVMALVGVASWWLAGLAMQPIYRSYRQIQQFTADAAHELRTPLAATQATVESALLMPQIDEIEARDILQTLQRQNQRLTTLVTDLLLLTRLDRQPMPMQRDICCLDDIVNDLIEEFAALAIASDVTLTSSVRVSTPLEVIGNIDQLYRLFSNFIINAIQYTPKGGKITVCLDRSDHYAVIQVQDTGIGIPQHDLTKIFDRFYRVNSDRSRSTGGSGLGLAIAQAIVLAHHGSIDVQSEFGKGSTFTIKLPFDVRPLDSVRSIYPFKMLYRRSH; via the coding sequence ATGAATCAAAATAAACTGTTTAAGCAGACCCGCCTGCGTTTAGCCTTGTGGTATGCGCTCGTTATGGCTTTGATTTTAAGCCTGTGCGGATTTGGTATCTACAGAGCGATTTCCCATGCCCATTGGATGACATTAGATCGAGAACTGGAGTCTGTTGCCGGAACACTACACGACAGTATTGAATTAAAATTACAGCAACCTGGTGAATTAGAACCAGTTATACAACAGCTTTTACCCAATATTTGTGTAGTTGATAAAAGCTGCATTCAAGAGCAGTTAAGTTCCAAACGCCATATTTTAAGCGCAATCAATCAAGGTAATTATTATGTGCGTTTTTTCGATAATTCCGGACGCTTGATTGCGATCGCCGGAACTTATCCAGAAGGATTACCCGTAGCCTTTAACAAGGAACTTTGGCAAACTCTGAAAGACAGCAAAGGACATTTCTACCACCAAATTTCTTTTGTTCTACACACCCAAGACAATCGTGATTGGGGTTACATTCAAGTAGGGCGAAGTCTGGCAGACTTCAACAGTTATCTTGTTGCTGTGAAGCTCATTTTAGCATTGGGATTACCAATGGTAATGGCTCTGGTTGGCGTTGCTAGTTGGTGGTTAGCAGGACTAGCAATGCAACCAATTTATCGCTCATATAGACAAATTCAACAATTTACAGCAGATGCCGCACACGAGTTACGGACACCTCTAGCAGCAACCCAAGCGACAGTAGAATCAGCCCTTTTGATGCCCCAAATAGATGAAATAGAAGCACGGGACATTCTGCAAACTCTACAGCGTCAGAATCAGCGACTCACAACTCTGGTTACAGATTTGTTGCTGCTGACTCGTCTGGATCGTCAACCAATGCCAATGCAACGAGACATTTGCTGCTTGGATGATATTGTTAACGATTTAATAGAGGAATTTGCAGCCTTGGCGATCGCATCTGATGTAACATTAACATCTTCTGTACGGGTGTCTACTCCTTTGGAAGTCATTGGTAATATCGATCAACTTTATCGCTTGTTTTCTAACTTCATTATCAATGCAATTCAATACACACCCAAAGGAGGAAAGATAACCGTTTGCCTAGATCGCAGTGACCATTATGCTGTGATTCAGGTTCAAGATACGGGTATTGGTATTCCGCAGCATGATTTGACTAAAATTTTTGACCGCTTCTATCGAGTCAATAGCGATCGCTCTCGTAGCACTGGCGGTTCTGGATTGGGATTAGCGATCGCGCAAGCAATTGTTTTGGCACATCACGGCAGCATAGATGTGCAAAGTGAATTTGGTAAAGGTAGCACTTTTACTATTAAGTTACCTTTCGATGTTCGCCCACTTGATAGCGTTCGCTCTATTTACCCATTTAAAATGCTATATCGTCGCTCACATTAA
- a CDS encoding ParB/RepB/Spo0J family partition protein, translating into MSQKRELEKLTGLDNLFGDEVEQSLSNSTLPLSQIILPPSQPRRYFDPEKLKSLADSIKEVGLLEPIVVRQIEEDKYELIAGERRLKACEIAESERISVVIIECDDKQARKLRLVENLQREELNTWEETIGILELLTHEIEIDQEGVVSLLYQMNNESKGNSNHNVMVSQEALAIQRIFLQIGKISWESFVSNRLPLLKLPSDIQAVLEQGQIEYTKSKEIARIKDNEKRQNILKKAIEENLSLSVIKELVGDILQTQSESKPQSPQQQNKERASKIYKSLLKSKIWDDEKKVKKVNRLFDQIEALLEEKKEDAS; encoded by the coding sequence ATGAGCCAAAAACGCGAACTAGAAAAACTCACCGGACTCGATAATTTATTTGGAGACGAAGTAGAACAATCCTTATCTAATTCCACTTTACCTTTATCCCAAATCATTCTTCCACCGAGTCAACCACGTCGCTATTTTGACCCTGAAAAACTTAAATCCCTAGCCGATAGCATAAAGGAAGTGGGGTTACTAGAACCTATAGTCGTCAGGCAGATTGAGGAAGACAAGTATGAACTTATTGCCGGCGAACGCCGTCTTAAAGCTTGCGAAATTGCAGAAAGTGAGAGAATTTCTGTAGTCATTATCGAGTGCGATGATAAACAAGCTCGCAAGCTTCGATTAGTTGAAAACCTCCAGCGTGAAGAACTCAATACCTGGGAGGAAACAATCGGCATTTTGGAATTACTTACCCACGAGATAGAAATAGACCAAGAAGGGGTAGTTTCTCTTCTGTATCAGATGAATAACGAAAGTAAGGGAAACTCTAACCATAACGTTATGGTTAGTCAAGAAGCACTTGCGATACAAAGAATATTTCTACAGATAGGTAAGATATCCTGGGAGTCATTTGTATCAAACCGCCTTCCTCTACTTAAACTACCTTCAGATATCCAAGCAGTATTAGAGCAAGGTCAGATAGAATACACAAAGTCAAAAGAAATTGCTCGGATTAAGGACAATGAAAAACGGCAAAATATTTTAAAAAAAGCTATTGAAGAAAATCTCTCATTATCTGTAATCAAAGAGTTAGTGGGAGATATTCTTCAAACTCAATCAGAAAGTAAACCGCAGTCTCCCCAACAACAAAATAAAGAAAGAGCAAGCAAAATATACAAATCACTGCTTAAGAGCAAAATCTGGGATGACGAGAAAAAAGTAAAAAAAGTTAATCGTCTTTTTGACCAAATTGAAGCACTTTTAGAAGAAAAGAAGGAGGATGCTTCTTGA
- the rppA gene encoding two-component system response regulator RppA: MRVLLVEDEPDLGAAIKRTLTQQKYLVDWVLDGNDAWAYLENQWAQYTLAIFDWMLPGISGLELCKKLRSRQSPLPVLMLTAKDRMEDKVTGLDAGADDYLVKPFGMAELLARLRALQRRSPQFQPQELTVGNLTLDYGNNMVVSQNNTGKKQEISLTNKEFQLLEYFMKHPNQIVTTEQIRNQLWEVSAEPISNVVAAQMRLLRRKLTNSGCGNMIETLHGTGYRLNLTDESK; this comes from the coding sequence ATGAGAGTGTTACTAGTCGAAGATGAACCAGATTTGGGTGCTGCTATTAAGCGAACTCTTACCCAGCAGAAGTACTTAGTTGATTGGGTACTCGATGGTAATGATGCCTGGGCATATCTAGAAAATCAGTGGGCACAATACACACTAGCTATTTTCGATTGGATGCTGCCAGGAATATCAGGTTTAGAGTTGTGTAAAAAGCTACGTTCTCGTCAAAGTCCTCTACCTGTTTTAATGCTGACAGCTAAAGACAGAATGGAAGATAAAGTGACTGGGCTGGATGCGGGTGCAGATGACTACTTGGTAAAGCCATTCGGCATGGCGGAATTACTGGCTAGATTGCGGGCATTACAAAGGCGATCGCCCCAATTTCAGCCTCAAGAATTAACTGTTGGCAACTTGACTCTTGATTACGGTAACAATATGGTTGTTAGTCAAAATAATACAGGCAAGAAACAGGAGATTTCCTTAACTAATAAAGAATTCCAGTTACTAGAGTATTTTATGAAACACCCAAACCAAATTGTGACTACTGAACAAATTCGTAATCAGCTTTGGGAAGTGAGTGCAGAACCCATAAGTAATGTAGTAGCTGCTCAAATGCGTTTGCTGCGTCGCAAACTGACCAATAGTGGGTGCGGGAATATGATTGAAACTTTGCATGGTACAGGATATCGTCTCAATCTCACCGATGAATCAAAATAA